The Microlunatus antarcticus genome window below encodes:
- a CDS encoding LacI family DNA-binding transcriptional regulator, whose protein sequence is MVVTRSDVAREAGVSPAVVSYVLNNGPRPASAQARARVLDAVQKLGYRPNAIASALRAGSTRTVGFLTPNRGNPFFGALAEAVEQNLNDQGYLMLAANTHGYQPDELKLLRTFVDRRVDGLIISGGTTLVGPTLQEVEQPVLVFDDPGSWAGCSSVQPEDHLDAAAAVDHLQNHGHDLIACVVGPPRIGSEARRLAGWRAQQRLRGVYAGDELVAFADQSEAGGDQAARLLLSDHGRPATLHGRRPTALFVASDVQAIGVLWACHELGVRVPEDVAVVSMGGTRAAAYSIPTLTTVRQDVVYLATTGCTQLLRLVADPLTPQTHLRVRGNLVVGQTCGCTVAGSG, encoded by the coding sequence GTGGTCGTGACCCGGTCGGACGTCGCACGGGAGGCTGGTGTCTCCCCCGCCGTCGTCAGCTACGTCCTCAACAACGGACCACGTCCGGCCTCGGCCCAGGCCCGCGCCCGGGTCCTCGACGCGGTGCAGAAGCTGGGCTACCGGCCGAACGCCATCGCCAGCGCGCTTCGCGCCGGCAGCACGCGGACCGTCGGGTTCCTGACCCCGAACCGGGGCAACCCCTTCTTCGGCGCACTGGCGGAGGCCGTCGAGCAGAACCTGAACGACCAGGGCTACCTGATGCTCGCGGCCAACACCCATGGCTACCAGCCAGACGAGCTGAAGCTGCTCCGGACCTTCGTCGACCGGCGTGTGGACGGGTTGATCATCTCGGGCGGCACCACGCTCGTCGGACCAACGCTGCAGGAGGTCGAGCAGCCGGTCCTCGTCTTCGACGACCCGGGTAGCTGGGCCGGGTGCTCCTCCGTCCAGCCCGAGGACCATCTCGACGCCGCAGCCGCCGTGGACCACCTCCAGAACCACGGGCACGACCTGATCGCTTGCGTCGTCGGGCCCCCTCGGATTGGTTCGGAAGCGAGACGGTTGGCGGGCTGGCGTGCCCAGCAACGGCTGCGCGGCGTCTACGCGGGGGACGAGCTCGTCGCCTTCGCCGACCAGAGCGAAGCGGGAGGTGACCAAGCCGCCAGACTCCTCCTGAGCGACCACGGGCGTCCGGCCACGCTTCACGGCCGGCGACCCACGGCCCTCTTCGTCGCGTCCGACGTCCAGGCCATTGGTGTCCTGTGGGCCTGCCACGAGCTCGGCGTGCGCGTCCCGGAAGACGTTGCCGTCGTCTCGATGGGCGGCACACGTGCCGCCGCCTACTCCATCCCGACCCTGACGACCGTGCGCCAGGACGTCGTCTACCTCGCCACCACCGGGTGCACCCAGCTGCTGCGGCTCGTCGCGGATCCTCTGACGCCGCAGACCCATCTGCGGGTGCGGGGCAACCTGGTCGTCGGCCAGACCTGCGGCTGCACGGTTGCCGGGTCCGGCTAG
- a CDS encoding carbohydrate ABC transporter permease, translated as MTTVQPDVAVAAPAAGGSRRQVGSRPMVTAVLTAVAVLVAVAFILPALWILVGSFRPTEDILSSMSPLTWQLFVPTEVTLDNYSRLLLDSGFSRALLNSAFVCIASVLIGLLVSAMAAYTLAVYRFPGRNIVFALVVISFMVPFEAIAIPLSQQFITWGLGNTLIGLILPGIGNGLAVFNLRQYFLGIPASYREAAMLDGASEPRILFGLYLRISGPALTNSAVLIFLGQWTAYLWPLLVISNTRLQLAPVALASTFGERSADYGQNFAGTVLLALVPAISMLVLQRFFGRLSLTSGEK; from the coding sequence GTGACCACCGTCCAGCCGGACGTCGCGGTCGCCGCCCCGGCCGCCGGCGGCTCGCGTCGCCAGGTCGGCTCGCGGCCCATGGTGACAGCCGTGCTCACCGCCGTCGCCGTCCTGGTGGCGGTCGCCTTCATCCTGCCCGCCCTGTGGATCCTCGTCGGCTCGTTCCGTCCGACCGAGGACATCTTGTCGAGCATGTCGCCGCTGACCTGGCAGCTGTTCGTGCCCACGGAGGTGACGCTCGACAACTACAGCCGCCTCCTGCTCGACTCGGGTTTCTCCCGCGCGTTGCTCAACTCGGCGTTCGTCTGCATCGCCTCGGTGCTGATCGGTCTCCTCGTCTCGGCGATGGCGGCATACACGCTCGCCGTCTACCGTTTTCCGGGCCGCAACATCGTGTTCGCCCTGGTCGTCATCAGCTTCATGGTCCCCTTCGAAGCCATCGCGATCCCGCTGTCGCAGCAGTTCATCACGTGGGGGCTCGGGAACACGCTCATCGGGCTCATCCTGCCGGGCATCGGCAACGGGCTCGCGGTGTTCAACCTGCGCCAGTACTTCCTCGGCATCCCGGCCTCGTACCGCGAGGCCGCGATGCTGGACGGGGCGTCGGAGCCACGGATCCTCTTCGGGCTCTACCTGCGCATCAGCGGGCCCGCGCTGACCAACTCGGCGGTGCTGATCTTCCTCGGGCAGTGGACCGCCTACCTCTGGCCGCTGCTGGTGATCAGCAACACGCGCCTGCAGCTGGCCCCGGTCGCCCTGGCCAGCACCTTCGGCGAACGCTCCGCCGACTACGGGCAGAACTTCGCGGGCACCGTGCTGCTGGCGCTGGTCCCGGCGATCAGCATGCTCGTGCTGCAGAGGTTCTTCGGTCGGCTGTCGTTGACCAGCGGGGAGAAGTGA
- a CDS encoding MFS transporter — translation MGAAGVLRERLRGTRQALRHRDLARLLLVWGVWITADWALLITVSLLALDASGPAAVGLVGAVRVLPAALLSAPASVLTDRWSRSRLLAAVYAGSSVLAGLLVWCAVTDAGLPALLVVVAAGSALSAAVRPTLQAMVPTLVTSPTDLIAANAGFATLEALGTVVGPGLCAALLGVLGPPGVLGVLVVLLGVAAVVAATIRTPFVPARRVPGSTRDAWLAPLLGFRVLARPGLRPAVSLFLGQTVMRGLLNVFVVLVATSVVGGSESLAGRLFIAMGLGGLVGAVVAMGLGPRRGSRWIALGIVLWGLPVVAIGIWPQAGPASASLALLGFGNALLDVSGYTLVNRLVPDHLAGRAWGAFNALAAAVVALGSLLAPPLVAALGLGGAMVLTGAVLALAPVLTWRRLSRLDALAGGRTEDVELLRRVPLFAALSLVGVERLARSAQVRRVDPGTDVVRQGEPAAEFYVLASGAAVVVRDGREVRRLGAGEAFGEIALLEPGPRTATVTTLTPARLLVLDRDGFVGAVTGHRPTDDLARARLASLHAADEERGPDAVEEPPLP, via the coding sequence GTGGGCGCGGCCGGGGTCCTGCGCGAACGGCTCCGCGGCACGCGGCAGGCGCTGCGGCACCGTGACCTGGCCCGGCTCCTGCTCGTCTGGGGCGTCTGGATCACGGCCGACTGGGCGCTGCTGATCACCGTCTCGCTGCTGGCGCTCGACGCCTCCGGGCCGGCGGCCGTCGGGCTCGTCGGGGCCGTACGCGTCCTCCCGGCGGCGCTGCTCAGCGCACCCGCGTCGGTGCTGACCGACCGCTGGTCCCGCAGCCGGCTGCTTGCCGCGGTCTACGCCGGCTCGTCCGTCCTGGCCGGCCTCCTCGTGTGGTGCGCGGTGACGGACGCCGGGCTCCCGGCCCTGCTCGTGGTCGTCGCGGCCGGCTCGGCGCTGTCGGCGGCCGTCCGGCCCACGTTGCAGGCGATGGTGCCGACCCTGGTCACCTCACCCACCGACCTGATCGCCGCGAACGCCGGCTTCGCGACGCTCGAGGCGCTGGGCACGGTCGTCGGGCCGGGGCTCTGCGCGGCCCTGCTCGGGGTGCTGGGCCCCCCGGGCGTGCTCGGCGTGCTGGTGGTGCTCCTCGGCGTGGCCGCGGTCGTCGCCGCGACGATCCGGACCCCGTTCGTGCCGGCCCGGCGCGTGCCCGGCTCGACCCGGGACGCGTGGCTGGCACCCCTGCTCGGTTTCCGGGTGCTCGCACGGCCCGGGCTGCGGCCGGCCGTCTCGCTCTTCCTCGGCCAGACCGTGATGCGCGGGCTCCTGAACGTCTTCGTGGTCCTCGTCGCCACCTCCGTGGTCGGCGGCTCGGAGTCGCTGGCCGGCCGCCTCTTCATCGCGATGGGCCTGGGCGGGCTGGTCGGCGCCGTCGTGGCGATGGGTCTGGGACCGCGGCGCGGGAGCCGCTGGATCGCCCTCGGGATCGTGCTCTGGGGCCTGCCGGTCGTGGCGATCGGGATCTGGCCGCAGGCCGGTCCCGCCTCGGCCTCGCTCGCCCTGCTGGGCTTCGGGAACGCGCTGCTCGACGTCTCCGGCTACACGCTGGTCAACCGGCTCGTGCCCGACCACCTCGCGGGGCGGGCCTGGGGGGCGTTCAACGCGCTCGCCGCCGCGGTCGTCGCCCTCGGCTCGCTGCTCGCCCCGCCGCTCGTGGCGGCGCTCGGGCTGGGCGGGGCGATGGTGCTGACCGGCGCCGTGCTCGCGCTGGCCCCGGTGCTGACCTGGCGGCGGCTCAGCCGCCTCGACGCCCTGGCCGGGGGGCGTACGGAGGACGTCGAGCTGCTGCGCCGGGTGCCGCTCTTCGCCGCCCTGTCGCTCGTGGGCGTCGAGCGCCTGGCCCGGAGCGCCCAGGTCCGGCGGGTCGACCCCGGGACCGACGTCGTCCGCCAGGGCGAGCCGGCGGCCGAGTTCTACGTCCTCGCGTCCGGTGCGGCGGTGGTCGTCCGCGACGGGCGGGAGGTCCGCCGGCTGGGTGCGGGCGAGGCCTTCGGCGAGATCGCCCTCCTGGAGCCGGGTCCCCGGACGGCCACCGTCACCACGCTGACGCCGGCACGGCTGCTGGTCCTCGACCGCGACGGCTTCGTCGGCGCCGTCACCGGGCACCGGCCCACCGACGACCTCGCCCGCGCCCGGCTGGCCTCGCTGCACGCCGCCGACGAGGAGCGCGGCCCGGACGCGGTCGAGGAACCTCCGCTCCCGTAG
- a CDS encoding ribokinase, which translates to MTVAEAGVVGPAPSPRPAKVIVVGSANQDYIVRVPAPPGPGETVLATSLLKQPGGKGANQAVAAARLGGDVTLVASVGDDDDGALLIRQLRSEGVDTADVEIISRGRTGLGLVSVDDSGENSITVVPGTNFALTTDRVRRTIGRVADETGAATMIAQAEVLPEIFTAAIRAAEASGARVIFNLAPFQPVADDLLAACDPLVLNEAEASGLLGRPVGGAAQAARAVDELRGRARSVVVTVGAEGACWADAWSSGHAPAEKGVNTVDTTGAGDAFVGAVAVELARGATLEEAVTVGVRAGTFAITSPGAQSSYAGREDLGLERGPVDRPTRVLHPCGAPG; encoded by the coding sequence GTGACCGTCGCTGAAGCCGGCGTCGTCGGTCCCGCGCCTTCGCCACGCCCCGCGAAGGTCATCGTCGTCGGGTCGGCGAACCAGGACTACATCGTCCGAGTGCCGGCCCCGCCCGGCCCGGGTGAGACCGTGCTCGCCACGAGTTTGCTCAAGCAGCCCGGGGGCAAGGGCGCGAACCAGGCGGTGGCGGCAGCGAGGCTTGGCGGCGACGTGACGCTCGTGGCCTCGGTGGGCGACGACGACGACGGCGCCCTGCTCATCCGGCAGCTGCGCTCGGAGGGCGTGGACACTGCCGACGTGGAGATCATCAGTCGCGGTCGGACCGGCCTCGGCCTGGTGTCGGTCGACGACTCGGGCGAGAACTCCATCACCGTGGTTCCCGGCACCAACTTCGCCCTGACGACCGACCGGGTCCGCCGCACCATCGGTCGCGTCGCAGACGAGACCGGAGCAGCGACGATGATCGCTCAGGCCGAGGTCCTGCCGGAGATCTTCACCGCCGCCATCCGCGCCGCTGAGGCCTCGGGTGCTCGCGTGATCTTCAACCTCGCCCCGTTCCAGCCGGTCGCAGACGACCTGTTGGCGGCCTGCGACCCGTTGGTGCTCAACGAGGCGGAGGCGAGCGGCCTCTTGGGCCGTCCGGTGGGAGGTGCGGCACAGGCAGCGCGCGCCGTCGACGAGCTGCGCGGCCGCGCCCGGTCGGTCGTCGTCACCGTCGGGGCTGAGGGAGCGTGCTGGGCAGACGCGTGGTCGTCCGGGCACGCACCGGCCGAGAAGGGCGTGAACACCGTCGACACCACGGGGGCCGGCGACGCCTTCGTCGGCGCGGTCGCGGTCGAGCTCGCCCGGGGTGCCACGCTCGAAGAGGCCGTGACCGTGGGCGTCCGAGCTGGCACGTTCGCCATCACCAGTCCCGGAGCCCAGTCGTCGTACGCCGGCCGCGAGGACCTCGGGCTCGAGCGCGGTCCGGTGGATCGACCGACGCGCGTCCTTCATCCCTGCGGCGCTCCGGGGTGA
- a CDS encoding ABC transporter substrate-binding protein, with translation MLGAVAALGTTALLATACGGSDASSSAPSAGGWTVPVSDPTATINVLSHLSLKNDKMQDVIDAFQKAHPTIKVNFETIPFDSLASTIDARVANKDGSPDVYWADQPRISALAARGEAEDLTSAFSQYKDTFAPTAYDAGVYQDKLWALPIANSTQLLYYNKDLLKKAGLPEPSASVDQRMTWEQLTTDAKKAKDAGAQYGFLFGQFDRYYQLEPLPVQLGGSPGASGDGNLTPDFSSDAWVKALTWYGSLFADGVAPKGVTSEQTDPAFLGGRAAYMVEGPWLLPQLKESKVDWGVAPQPVFEGGKPATPTGSWSLAMNPFSKQKEAAAIFIKWMAVDDGGGGYIKYLPAPELAASTEGKQVYFAKDVFSSPQGKDAATIIDFETSSTAVNRISTIGYIEFETIMNQMFADVRNGADPKSAIDASTAQLKTAWQKYQ, from the coding sequence ATGCTCGGCGCCGTCGCCGCCCTCGGCACGACCGCTCTCCTGGCCACCGCCTGCGGGGGGTCCGACGCGTCGTCGTCGGCACCCTCAGCCGGCGGTTGGACGGTGCCCGTCAGCGACCCGACCGCGACGATCAACGTGCTCAGCCACCTGAGCCTCAAGAACGACAAGATGCAGGACGTGATCGACGCCTTCCAGAAGGCCCACCCGACCATCAAGGTCAACTTCGAGACCATCCCCTTCGACTCGCTCGCCAGCACGATCGACGCCCGTGTCGCGAACAAGGACGGCAGCCCGGACGTCTACTGGGCCGACCAGCCACGTATCTCTGCGCTGGCCGCCCGGGGTGAGGCCGAGGACCTGACGAGCGCCTTCTCGCAGTACAAGGACACCTTCGCCCCGACCGCGTACGACGCCGGCGTCTACCAGGACAAGCTCTGGGCGCTGCCGATCGCGAACTCCACCCAGCTGCTCTACTACAACAAGGACCTGCTCAAGAAGGCCGGTCTGCCCGAGCCGTCGGCGTCGGTCGACCAACGGATGACCTGGGAGCAGTTGACCACCGACGCGAAGAAGGCCAAGGACGCCGGCGCCCAGTACGGCTTCCTCTTCGGGCAGTTCGACCGCTACTACCAGCTCGAGCCGCTGCCCGTGCAGCTCGGCGGGTCGCCGGGCGCCTCCGGCGACGGCAACCTGACGCCCGACTTCTCCTCGGACGCCTGGGTCAAGGCGCTCACCTGGTACGGCAGCCTGTTCGCGGACGGCGTCGCGCCCAAGGGGGTCACCTCCGAGCAGACCGACCCGGCCTTCCTCGGCGGGCGGGCCGCCTACATGGTCGAGGGCCCCTGGCTCCTGCCGCAGCTGAAGGAGTCCAAGGTCGACTGGGGTGTCGCACCGCAGCCGGTGTTCGAGGGCGGCAAGCCCGCCACCCCGACCGGGTCCTGGTCGTTGGCGATGAACCCCTTCAGCAAGCAGAAGGAGGCCGCCGCGATCTTCATCAAGTGGATGGCGGTCGACGACGGCGGCGGCGGGTACATCAAGTACCTCCCGGCTCCCGAGCTCGCGGCCAGCACCGAGGGCAAGCAGGTCTACTTCGCCAAGGACGTCTTCAGCTCGCCGCAGGGCAAGGACGCCGCCACGATCATCGACTTCGAGACCAGCAGCACGGCGGTCAACCGGATCTCCACGATCGGCTACATCGAGTTCGAGACGATCATGAACCAGATGTTCGCGGACGTCCGGAACGGCGCTGACCCGAAGAGCGCGATCGACGCGAGCACGGCGCAGCTCAAGACGGCCTGGCAGAAGTACCAGTGA
- a CDS encoding GAF domain-containing sensor histidine kinase — protein MVALSQRRLELLMQADRAILSELSMTTVLRQIASSARDLVDARYAAVGVVGTDGEPAELVHVGTPDDAVRRNGGLAADHGLLGVPITVRDAVHANLYLSEPAGGGGFTAEDRAVLDALGVTAGFAIQNSWLYEDSQRRQHWAEAVAQVSSALLDPSPGDDPVALIADTVLALTRADVVSVVVPASEPGTFRVQLARGVRASEIEGMTYPALRSVAALALATGKGVRMGSQEVEEGFVIHLRSIVDVGAVLGLPLHGSEGSRGALVVVRRHGRPAFDLSDLVLSESFAAQAALAMELAQARADQQQLVVLQDRERIARDLHDHVIQRLYALGLTLEGLAGSSDPVTAPRLVSVVDDLDVTVRQIRNLIFRLQASETVRTLRSAVLEVTDEATPGLGFDPDVSFEGPVDTLADEALVGDVEAVCREALSNVVRHARASSVSVRVTAFGAALTVVVSDDGIGLDRLSRRSGLHNLERRALQRQGSCRLSRRPAGGTVLRWSIPLT, from the coding sequence GTGGTCGCACTGTCGCAGCGCCGTCTCGAGCTGCTGATGCAGGCCGACCGCGCCATCCTGAGCGAGCTGTCGATGACGACCGTCCTCCGTCAGATCGCCTCGTCGGCCCGTGACCTCGTCGACGCCCGCTACGCCGCCGTGGGCGTGGTCGGGACCGACGGGGAGCCGGCGGAGCTCGTCCACGTGGGGACGCCGGACGACGCGGTCCGCAGGAACGGCGGGCTCGCCGCCGACCACGGCCTGCTCGGGGTGCCGATCACGGTCCGGGACGCGGTCCACGCCAACCTCTACCTCTCCGAGCCCGCCGGGGGTGGAGGCTTCACCGCGGAGGACCGTGCCGTGCTCGACGCCCTCGGGGTGACGGCCGGCTTCGCCATCCAGAACAGCTGGCTCTACGAGGACAGCCAGCGCCGCCAGCACTGGGCCGAGGCGGTGGCCCAGGTCAGCTCGGCCCTGCTGGACCCGTCGCCCGGCGACGACCCGGTCGCCCTCATCGCGGACACGGTCCTGGCGCTGACCCGGGCCGACGTCGTCTCGGTCGTCGTGCCCGCGTCCGAGCCGGGGACGTTCCGGGTGCAGCTCGCCCGGGGCGTACGGGCGTCCGAGATCGAGGGCATGACCTACCCGGCCCTGCGCAGCGTCGCCGCCCTCGCGCTGGCCACCGGCAAGGGCGTCCGGATGGGCTCGCAGGAGGTGGAGGAGGGTTTCGTCATCCACCTGCGCTCGATCGTGGACGTCGGCGCGGTGCTGGGACTGCCCCTCCACGGCTCCGAGGGCTCGCGCGGCGCGCTGGTCGTGGTCCGGCGGCACGGGCGCCCGGCGTTCGACCTCAGCGACCTCGTGCTGAGCGAGTCGTTCGCCGCGCAGGCGGCCCTGGCCATGGAGCTGGCCCAGGCGCGCGCCGACCAGCAGCAGCTGGTCGTGCTGCAGGACCGCGAACGCATCGCCCGCGACCTCCACGACCACGTCATCCAGCGGCTGTACGCCCTCGGGCTCACGCTCGAGGGCCTGGCCGGCTCGTCGGACCCGGTCACCGCGCCCCGGCTCGTCTCGGTCGTCGACGACCTGGACGTGACCGTGCGGCAGATCCGCAACCTGATCTTCCGGCTGCAGGCGTCGGAGACGGTCCGGACGCTCCGGTCCGCCGTCCTCGAGGTCACCGACGAGGCGACGCCCGGGCTCGGCTTCGACCCCGACGTGAGCTTCGAGGGCCCGGTCGACACGCTCGCCGACGAGGCGCTCGTCGGTGACGTCGAGGCGGTCTGCCGCGAGGCGCTCAGCAACGTGGTGCGTCACGCCCGGGCGTCGAGCGTGTCCGTCCGGGTGACCGCCTTCGGCGCCGCGCTCACCGTGGTGGTCTCCGACGACGGGATCGGGCTGGACCGGCTGTCGCGGCGCAGCGGTCTGCACAACCTCGAGCGGCGCGCGCTCCAGCGCCAGGGGAGCTGTCGCCTCAGCCGGCGGCCGGCGGGCGGGACGGTGCTGCGATGGTCGATCCCGCTGACGTGA
- a CDS encoding response regulator — protein sequence MVDPADVTRPPIRLFLLDDHEIVRRGITELLSRTSDIEVVGEASTVAQALTRIPACRPDVAVLDARLPDGSGIDLCREVRSRHPATRCLVLTSYDDDEALFAAVLAGASGYLLKQIRGSSLTDAIRAVAAGQSLIDPLMTGKLLERLRRPPEPDSRISGLSERELEILDLIAEGLSNREIGQRLFLAEKTVKNYISSLLSKLKLQRRTQAAVLRTEVRHDESEARG from the coding sequence ATGGTCGATCCCGCTGACGTGACCCGGCCCCCGATCCGGCTGTTCCTGCTCGACGACCACGAGATCGTCCGGCGGGGGATCACCGAGCTGCTCTCGAGGACCTCCGACATCGAGGTCGTCGGCGAGGCCTCGACGGTCGCGCAGGCGCTGACGAGGATCCCGGCCTGCCGGCCCGACGTGGCGGTGCTCGACGCCCGCCTGCCGGACGGCAGCGGCATCGACCTGTGCCGCGAGGTGCGGTCGCGCCACCCTGCGACCCGGTGCCTCGTCCTCACCTCGTACGACGACGACGAGGCGCTCTTCGCCGCGGTGCTGGCGGGGGCGTCGGGCTACCTGCTCAAGCAGATCCGCGGGTCCTCGCTGACCGACGCGATCCGGGCCGTGGCCGCCGGGCAGTCGCTGATCGACCCGCTCATGACCGGCAAGCTGCTCGAACGACTCCGGCGCCCGCCGGAGCCCGACAGCCGCATCAGCGGGCTGTCCGAGCGCGAGCTCGAGATCCTCGACCTCATCGCCGAGGGTCTCTCCAACCGGGAGATCGGGCAGCGGCTGTTCCTGGCCGAGAAGACGGTGAAGAACTACATCTCCAGCCTGCTGTCGAAGCTGAAGCTGCAGCGCCGTACCCAGGCCGCCGTCCTGCGGACCGAGGTCCGCCACGACGAGTCGGAGGCACGCGGCTGA
- a CDS encoding nucleoside hydrolase, with the protein MKRIILDTDLAMGAPGSDIDDGFALALAHADPDIQIDLITTVNGNTDVESATILTGELARRLDLGDIPIVKGAAAAFTHPEVRRTPSDEVLALSAGARPASEGYAAVEIVRHVMANPGEITIVAIGPLTNVAAAILLEPRLAENVAEIVIMGGVFFGTMPDRKMPGEFNVWVDPEAAAAVLRSGATLRWVGLDVTLQVRLTTADAERMRAADTPFAPFAGESTLGWIEHISRFEPDGGDSCAMHDPLAVAVVTHPELVTFVDAHVSIVTGDGQARGVMITDLLRTDEAPPANCRVARSVEAAAFTEHFLTLVGGL; encoded by the coding sequence GTGAAGCGCATCATCCTGGACACCGATCTCGCCATGGGCGCCCCCGGGTCCGACATCGACGACGGCTTCGCTCTCGCGCTGGCCCACGCGGATCCGGACATCCAGATCGACCTGATCACGACGGTCAACGGCAACACCGATGTCGAGAGCGCAACGATCCTCACGGGTGAGCTGGCGCGCCGGCTCGACCTCGGCGACATCCCGATCGTCAAGGGCGCCGCGGCGGCCTTCACCCACCCCGAGGTGAGGCGGACCCCGTCCGACGAGGTCCTCGCTCTCAGCGCGGGCGCCCGCCCGGCCTCCGAGGGGTACGCGGCGGTCGAGATCGTCCGGCACGTGATGGCCAACCCCGGCGAGATCACCATCGTGGCGATCGGGCCGCTGACCAATGTCGCGGCCGCGATCCTGCTGGAGCCACGGCTCGCCGAGAACGTGGCCGAGATCGTGATCATGGGCGGCGTCTTCTTCGGCACCATGCCGGACCGCAAGATGCCCGGGGAGTTCAACGTCTGGGTCGACCCGGAGGCGGCGGCGGCCGTGCTGCGGTCCGGCGCAACGCTGCGCTGGGTCGGTCTGGACGTCACGCTCCAGGTGCGCCTCACCACGGCGGACGCCGAGCGGATGCGCGCCGCCGACACCCCGTTCGCGCCCTTCGCCGGTGAGTCGACCCTCGGCTGGATCGAGCACATCAGCCGGTTCGAACCCGACGGCGGCGACTCCTGCGCCATGCACGACCCGCTCGCGGTCGCGGTCGTCACGCATCCCGAGCTCGTCACCTTCGTCGACGCGCACGTCTCGATCGTCACGGGCGACGGCCAGGCCCGCGGGGTCATGATCACCGACCTGCTGCGCACCGACGAAGCCCCGCCCGCCAACTGCCGGGTGGCTCGGTCCGTCGAGGCCGCGGCCTTCACCGAGCACTTCCTCACCCTCGTCGGCGGTCTCTGA
- a CDS encoding carbohydrate ABC transporter permease, with protein sequence MSVARTTADRPAPLRRRRAGRRQELFWGAVFLAPVLVSLVVLRIVPAVGAITSSLYKAFPGGIIPATYAGLANYRSLFADPGFNATIVRTIVFNLIINPAQILVALLVAVLLVQRIPLVGLWRTLMFVPVTIPIVGSCIAWGAALNPEGPVNAIISALGGDPQPFFTSPGQALASIMVIASWIGIGYWMLFLVSGLQAIPEELYDAAKIDRAGPVRTFLSITIPMLRRPLLFVLVADTVANFVLFVPVQLLTGGGPQSSTTLLMFEAYRTSFAYGSRNLGAAQVVLLTAIMLFFVLLQFRLLREEGESS encoded by the coding sequence GTGAGCGTTGCGAGGACGACGGCGGACCGGCCCGCGCCGCTGCGGCGGCGGCGGGCCGGGCGTCGGCAGGAGCTCTTCTGGGGCGCGGTCTTCCTGGCGCCGGTCCTGGTGTCACTGGTCGTCCTGCGCATCGTGCCCGCGGTGGGCGCGATCACCTCGAGCCTGTACAAGGCCTTCCCCGGCGGGATCATCCCCGCCACGTACGCCGGCCTGGCCAACTACCGCTCCCTGTTCGCCGACCCCGGCTTCAACGCGACCATCGTCCGGACGATCGTCTTCAACCTGATCATCAACCCGGCGCAGATCCTCGTCGCGCTGCTCGTCGCGGTGCTGCTCGTCCAGCGGATCCCGCTGGTCGGGCTGTGGCGGACGCTCATGTTCGTCCCGGTCACCATCCCGATCGTCGGGTCTTGCATCGCCTGGGGCGCTGCGCTCAACCCCGAGGGCCCGGTCAACGCGATCATCAGCGCGCTCGGGGGCGATCCGCAGCCGTTCTTCACCTCGCCGGGCCAGGCGCTCGCCTCCATCATGGTGATCGCTTCGTGGATCGGCATCGGCTACTGGATGCTCTTCCTGGTGTCAGGGCTGCAGGCCATCCCCGAGGAGCTCTATGACGCCGCGAAGATCGACCGAGCGGGCCCGGTCCGTACCTTCCTCAGCATCACGATCCCGATGCTGCGTCGGCCGCTGCTCTTCGTCCTGGTCGCCGACACAGTCGCGAACTTCGTGCTCTTCGTCCCGGTCCAGCTGCTCACCGGCGGCGGGCCGCAGAGCAGCACCACCCTGCTGATGTTCGAGGCCTACCGGACGTCGTTCGCGTACGGCAGCCGTAACCTCGGCGCCGCGCAGGTCGTCCTGCTCACGGCGATCATGCTGTTCTTCGTGCTGCTGCAGTTCCGGCTGCTGCGTGAGGAGGGTGAGTCCTCGTGA
- a CDS encoding VOC family protein, with product MRIDQLDHLVLTVVDLERTVRFYVDVLGMEAVVFEDDHVALHFGDSKINLHQAGNEYEPKAARPGPGTGDLCFTTSDPLDVVQAELAAHGVAVLEGPGPQTGARGPLRSVYIRDPDGNLVEISNELG from the coding sequence GTGCGGATCGACCAGCTCGACCACCTCGTGCTGACCGTAGTCGATCTCGAGCGGACGGTCCGCTTCTACGTCGACGTCCTCGGCATGGAGGCCGTGGTGTTCGAGGACGACCACGTGGCGCTGCACTTCGGCGACAGCAAGATCAACCTGCACCAGGCCGGGAACGAGTACGAGCCGAAAGCCGCCCGTCCCGGACCCGGGACGGGTGACCTCTGCTTCACCACCTCGGACCCGCTCGACGTCGTGCAGGCCGAGCTCGCCGCCCACGGGGTCGCGGTCCTCGAGGGACCGGGCCCGCAGACGGGTGCCCGGGGCCCGTTGCGGAGCGTGTACATCCGCGACCCGGACGGCAACCTGGTCGAGATCAGCAACGAGCTGGGCTGA